Proteins found in one Seonamhaeicola sp. S2-3 genomic segment:
- a CDS encoding glycoside hydrolase family 2 protein codes for MIFITITSCTTSNKELLERTKNNINSNWLYLENNTEEIEEALQRNNWEKIDLPHTWNALDATDVTPGYRRNASWYKKNLLIPKVENQIYKLNFEGVNIESEVYVNGKKVGGHLGGYIGFSFDITNVIQEGENEILVRVDNSYNPEVIPSQKSDFFIFGGITRDVWLETLPKEHLYNLKITTPQVSNENAELLATVQVNNPNNDTNLQVKASLLDSDGNSVVSSLVEISEGTSKINFKNIPNPKLWHPDTPNLYTLKLQLIQDQIIKDEIEERVGFRWFEFKDYGAFYLNGKRLLLRGTHRHEEHAGVGAAMSNEQHRADMELIKDMGANFVRLAHYPQDPEVYKACDELGLLVWDELPWCRGGVGNDTWRANTKNMLGEIINQNYNHPSIIIWSLGNEIYWLPDFENGDDREQINKYLKELNDYAHKLDPSRKTAIRKYYEGADIVDVFSPSIWSGWYSGSYKSYQKAINTYKKQYPHFLHAEYGGSSHLGRHTENPITGEGKIKSDGWEEAIVQTDVANIAQIGDWSENYIVDLFDWHLRISENDSTFVGNVQWAFKDFGTPLRPENAIPYMNQKGLVDRAGNPKDAFYVFKSYWSREPFTYIESHTWKERQGPKGKPRNISVYSNCPEVELFLNGKSLGVKKRDTKQFPASGLNWEVYFKEGINTLVSKGENIDGTFVQDELKINYRYKKNGKARALELSYEKLDNGNYLITATAIDKNGLRCLDYENRVYFQCLSGGEAIVSQGTPTGSEIIEMANGKASIEVKRDKKGTPLQVMVLNQSFKGTYLKIK; via the coding sequence ATGATTTTTATTACTATAACATCATGTACAACATCTAATAAAGAGCTTCTTGAGAGAACAAAAAACAATATAAACTCAAATTGGTTGTATCTAGAAAACAATACAGAAGAAATAGAAGAAGCATTACAACGCAATAACTGGGAAAAAATAGATTTACCCCATACTTGGAATGCATTAGATGCAACAGATGTAACTCCAGGATACAGGCGTAATGCTAGTTGGTATAAAAAAAACTTATTAATACCTAAAGTTGAAAATCAAATTTATAAACTGAACTTTGAAGGTGTTAATATAGAAAGTGAAGTTTATGTTAACGGAAAAAAAGTAGGAGGTCATTTAGGGGGCTATATAGGTTTTTCTTTTGATATTACCAATGTTATTCAAGAAGGCGAAAATGAAATTTTAGTTAGGGTAGATAATAGTTATAATCCCGAAGTAATTCCTTCACAAAAAAGTGATTTTTTTATTTTTGGAGGTATAACAAGAGATGTTTGGTTAGAAACGCTTCCAAAAGAACATTTATATAATTTAAAAATAACCACCCCACAAGTCTCAAATGAAAATGCAGAATTATTGGCAACAGTTCAAGTTAATAATCCTAATAATGACACAAATTTACAGGTAAAAGCATCGTTATTGGATAGTGACGGAAACTCAGTGGTTTCATCACTTGTAGAAATATCTGAAGGTACATCTAAAATTAATTTTAAAAACATTCCAAACCCTAAACTTTGGCACCCAGATACTCCAAATTTATATACATTAAAACTTCAGCTAATTCAAGACCAGATAATAAAAGACGAAATAGAAGAACGTGTAGGTTTTAGGTGGTTTGAATTTAAAGATTACGGAGCGTTTTATTTAAACGGTAAGCGCTTGTTGTTAAGAGGTACCCATCGTCATGAAGAACATGCGGGAGTAGGAGCAGCTATGAGTAATGAACAACACAGAGCTGATATGGAACTTATAAAAGATATGGGAGCCAATTTTGTAAGGTTAGCCCATTATCCGCAAGACCCCGAAGTTTATAAAGCTTGTGATGAATTAGGCTTATTGGTTTGGGATGAATTACCATGGTGTAGAGGTGGAGTAGGAAATGACACTTGGAGAGCAAACACCAAAAATATGCTAGGAGAAATAATAAACCAAAATTATAACCACCCCAGTATTATTATTTGGTCTTTAGGAAACGAAATTTATTGGTTGCCAGATTTTGAAAATGGCGATGATAGAGAGCAGATTAATAAGTACTTAAAGGAGTTGAATGATTATGCTCATAAACTAGACCCTTCAAGAAAAACAGCCATTAGAAAATATTACGAAGGCGCTGATATTGTTGATGTGTTTTCGCCATCTATATGGTCTGGGTGGTATTCAGGAAGTTATAAAAGCTACCAAAAAGCAATTAATACTTACAAAAAGCAGTATCCTCATTTTTTACATGCTGAATACGGTGGCTCTAGCCATTTAGGTAGGCATACAGAGAATCCTATTACTGGTGAAGGTAAAATAAAATCCGACGGTTGGGAAGAAGCCATAGTACAAACCGATGTAGCCAATATTGCACAAATAGGAGATTGGAGTGAAAATTATATAGTTGATTTGTTCGATTGGCACCTTCGAATTTCAGAAAACGATTCCACTTTTGTAGGTAATGTACAATGGGCATTTAAAGACTTTGGCACACCCTTACGACCAGAAAATGCTATCCCGTACATGAATCAAAAAGGACTGGTAGATAGAGCAGGCAACCCTAAAGATGCTTTTTATGTGTTTAAAAGTTATTGGAGCAGAGAACCATTTACTTATATAGAATCCCATACCTGGAAAGAGCGTCAAGGACCTAAGGGCAAACCACGAAATATTAGTGTTTATAGTAATTGTCCAGAAGTAGAACTGTTTTTAAACGGAAAAAGTTTAGGGGTTAAAAAACGAGATACAAAACAGTTTCCTGCTTCAGGATTAAATTGGGAGGTTTATTTTAAAGAAGGGATAAATACACTTGTTTCAAAAGGAGAAAACATTGATGGTACTTTTGTACAAGACGAATTAAAGATAAATTATAGGTATAAAAAAAATGGTAAAGCAAGGGCTTTAGAACTCAGTTATGAAAAGTTAGATAATGGAAACTATTTAATTACAGCAACAGCTATTGATAAAAATGGACTTAGATGTCTCGATTATGAAAACAGAGTATATTTTCAATGTTTAAGTGGAGGCGAAGCTATTGTAAGCCAGGGTACTCCTACAGGTAGTGAGATTATAGAAATGGCCAATGGTAAAGCTTCTATAGAAGTAAAAAGAGATAAAAAAGGAACTCCTCTACAAGTTATGGTGTTAAATCAGAGTTTTAAAGGCACTTATTTAAAAATAAAGTAA
- a CDS encoding sugar MFS transporter: MAKSQTSPNTNLVPIAIIASLFFIFGFVTWINGALIPFMKTINELTDAQSYLVASASYISFVVMALPASYILNKIGYRKGMSLGLIIMAIGALVFIPAAEARTYWIFLIGIFIQGTGMTLLQTASNPYITILGPIESGAKRIAIMGIANKIAGALGSFIFGALLLSGIDKVKEQLETASAEEKGVLLDTMADSVFMPYLIMAIVLIVLGVLIRKAPLPHVEAEETEAEDTTNTTAKTSIFQFPHLWLGVLTLFVYVGAEVIAGDTIIAYGISLGFPAADAKFFTTLTLLAMVFTYALGVFLIPKYLKQGTALRISAALGIIFSICILLTTGFTSVLFVAALGISNALVWPAVWPLTLDGLGKFTKTASALLIMAISGGAIIPPLYGRIVDLNKHELIANGTQKAEAIATASTSSYWILIPCYAFILFFAIWGHKYKSWSKK, translated from the coding sequence ATGGCAAAATCACAAACCTCCCCTAACACCAACCTAGTTCCCATAGCAATCATTGCAAGTTTATTTTTTATATTCGGTTTTGTAACCTGGATTAACGGCGCACTCATACCCTTTATGAAAACCATCAATGAGTTAACCGATGCGCAATCCTATTTAGTAGCCTCCGCATCATACATATCCTTTGTGGTTATGGCCTTACCCGCTTCTTACATTTTAAACAAAATAGGCTACAGAAAAGGTATGTCTTTAGGTTTAATCATTATGGCCATAGGCGCCTTAGTTTTTATACCAGCAGCCGAAGCTAGAACCTATTGGATTTTTCTAATAGGTATATTTATTCAAGGCACCGGAATGACCTTACTCCAAACAGCCTCAAACCCCTACATTACCATTTTAGGACCTATAGAGAGTGGTGCCAAACGTATAGCCATTATGGGGATAGCTAATAAAATTGCAGGAGCTTTAGGGTCCTTTATTTTTGGAGCCTTATTACTATCGGGCATAGACAAAGTAAAAGAACAACTAGAAACCGCTTCAGCAGAAGAAAAAGGTGTGCTTTTAGATACCATGGCAGACAGTGTTTTTATGCCCTATCTTATTATGGCCATCGTACTTATAGTACTTGGCGTTTTAATAAGAAAAGCACCTTTACCACATGTTGAAGCCGAAGAAACCGAAGCCGAAGATACTACCAATACTACTGCTAAAACCAGTATTTTTCAGTTCCCACACCTATGGCTAGGGGTTTTAACACTTTTTGTTTATGTAGGTGCCGAAGTGATTGCGGGAGATACCATTATAGCCTATGGAATATCCTTAGGATTTCCTGCAGCCGATGCTAAATTCTTTACCACTTTAACGCTATTGGCCATGGTGTTTACCTATGCCTTAGGCGTGTTTTTAATACCAAAATATTTAAAACAAGGCACCGCTCTTAGAATTAGTGCTGCTTTAGGAATTATTTTTAGCATATGCATACTACTTACCACAGGCTTTACATCCGTTTTATTTGTAGCCGCCTTAGGTATTTCTAACGCTTTAGTGTGGCCAGCAGTATGGCCACTAACATTAGATGGTTTAGGGAAATTCACAAAAACAGCTTCGGCTTTATTAATAATGGCTATATCTGGAGGTGCCATCATCCCGCCTTTATACGGAAGGATTGTAGATTTAAATAAGCATGAACTAATAGCTAACGGAACACAGAAGGCTGAAGCTATTGCCACTGCATCAACCAGTAGTTACTGGATTTTAATCCCATGTTATGCTTTCATTCTATTTTTTGCCATTTGGGGTCATAAGTACAAAAGTTGGTCAAAAAAATAA
- a CDS encoding head GIN domain-containing protein — translation MTTLIKIIVAAVLSLMLSSCNFDMNFGSGVKGNGNVITKERTVSESFSTIKASEGLDVYLTQSNQEGITVEADENLHELILTDIEDGVLKIHTKQNVGKASAKKIHVSFKNISAISATSGSDVNSTNTISSEELELKTTSGSDMNLNVITTVLNCKSTSGSDLRLSGKTQKLIAEATSGSDINARDLEAKSSHVEVTSGADITVNTSKELTANATSGGDIKYYGNPETVNKNNSTSGSIREQ, via the coding sequence ATGACAACATTAATTAAAATCATTGTAGCTGCTGTATTAAGCCTAATGCTTTCATCGTGCAATTTTGATATGAACTTTGGCTCTGGAGTTAAAGGAAATGGAAACGTTATTACTAAAGAAAGAACAGTATCAGAATCTTTCTCTACAATTAAAGCTAGCGAAGGTTTAGATGTTTATTTAACCCAAAGCAATCAAGAAGGTATAACTGTTGAAGCCGATGAAAATTTACATGAGCTTATTTTAACTGATATTGAAGATGGTGTTTTAAAAATACACACCAAACAAAATGTTGGTAAAGCTTCGGCTAAAAAAATTCATGTAAGTTTTAAAAACATTTCTGCTATTAGTGCTACTAGTGGTAGTGATGTTAATTCTACAAACACAATTTCTTCTGAAGAATTAGAATTAAAAACTACAAGCGGAAGTGATATGAATTTAAATGTTATTACAACTGTTTTAAACTGTAAATCTACCAGCGGAAGTGATTTGCGTTTATCTGGTAAAACCCAAAAACTTATTGCTGAAGCTACAAGTGGTAGTGATATTAACGCAAGAGATTTAGAAGCAAAATCTAGCCATGTTGAAGTAACTAGTGGCGCAGATATTACCGTTAATACTTCAAAAGAACTTACAGCAAATGCAACTAGTGGTGGAGATATAAAATATTACGGAAACCCTGAAACAGTAAACAAAAACAACAGTACATCTGGAAGCATTAGAGAGCAATAA